A window of Candidatus Gastranaerophilales bacterium contains these coding sequences:
- a CDS encoding EAL domain-containing protein has protein sequence MDKNFKKQGAKPVVLYTFVSVSILLLMTLFATFYFMSFKKSVSESNYKYLMEISSQSAESINSKMDRNIRILESLSALLSQNNDINHTQLMHILQYETNENSFIRMGIATADGNVDTTDGARFNIADRGYFKSAMRGQSAMSPTIIDKFDKKTKINVLSVPVFKNKNVTGVLFGTIDSNVYKNILNFPTFGGNGNSYLVDSNGEVITQLNDIEGLPVLKNVLKNIQFKDNNKDYILKSDFANRNQNILTCYIGGQAVYLIYSPLAYNGWFYVATTPKMAVIKSLYQFALLSFVTAICIILLFAGLFFYILFIMKKHSKTLEDMAYVDDLTGGHTWNYFKKTVDSFLNNKEKSAFLLFDIKKFNVINDIFGYQAGNRTLKYISDKIEMMTKNNGVSARIGSDKFCAVWNYSDKEQLTCLIETLFSYFEDYRITPTTPYSLSCSCGIYEIDEKEPDFEQIYIRANLAKLLVDSKPDSNYNFYTDEMRAQLLYQTELERDMDTALQKKDFVVYLQPKFRLNDVKPVGAEALVRWNHPKHGLIPPIDFIPLFEKNGFISRLDLYIFDTVCQRIRAWIDEGLPQITVSVNISRVNFHNEDLAEILYSIAKEHNVPTSCLEIEITESAIFDNLDTLIYITKELRNLGFLISIDDFGTGYSSLNLLKNLEVDVLKLDREFFNFGDVPERSKKVVKNIISMAKDMSIATISEGVETEEHIQFLQEIGCDMAQGYYFARPMPLHEFEEKIFSQLEVNSQS, from the coding sequence ATGGATAAAAATTTTAAAAAACAAGGTGCAAAACCTGTTGTGTTATATACTTTTGTAAGTGTTTCTATTCTTCTTCTAATGACCCTTTTTGCCACTTTCTATTTTATGAGCTTTAAAAAATCTGTTTCTGAATCTAATTATAAGTATTTAATGGAAATTTCCTCTCAAAGTGCTGAAAGTATTAACTCTAAAATGGATAGAAATATCCGAATCTTAGAATCTTTGTCTGCTTTGCTTTCTCAAAATAATGATATTAATCACACTCAGTTAATGCATATTCTACAGTATGAAACCAACGAAAATTCTTTTATTCGTATGGGGATTGCTACTGCTGATGGAAATGTCGATACCACTGATGGGGCTCGCTTTAATATTGCAGACCGAGGCTACTTTAAATCTGCCATGCGTGGTCAAAGTGCTATGAGTCCTACTATCATTGATAAATTCGACAAAAAAACCAAAATTAATGTGCTTTCTGTTCCAGTTTTTAAAAATAAAAATGTTACGGGCGTCCTTTTTGGGACTATTGATAGTAATGTTTATAAAAATATTTTGAATTTCCCTACTTTCGGTGGCAACGGAAATTCTTATTTGGTTGATTCTAATGGTGAAGTAATTACTCAATTGAACGATATTGAGGGACTTCCTGTTTTAAAAAATGTATTAAAAAATATTCAATTTAAAGACAACAACAAAGACTATATTTTAAAATCGGATTTTGCTAACAGAAACCAAAATATTCTAACTTGTTACATAGGGGGGCAAGCTGTTTATTTGATATATTCTCCTCTTGCTTATAATGGCTGGTTCTATGTCGCTACAACTCCGAAAATGGCTGTTATTAAAAGCTTATATCAATTTGCTTTGTTATCTTTTGTGACTGCAATCTGCATAATTTTATTATTCGCCGGATTATTTTTCTATATTCTCTTTATAATGAAAAAACATAGCAAAACTTTAGAAGATATGGCTTATGTCGATGATTTAACAGGTGGACATACTTGGAATTATTTTAAAAAGACTGTAGATAGTTTTCTTAATAATAAAGAAAAAAGTGCTTTTTTGCTCTTTGATATTAAAAAATTCAATGTTATAAATGATATCTTCGGTTATCAAGCCGGTAACAGAACTCTTAAATACATCTCAGATAAAATCGAAATGATGACAAAAAATAATGGAGTTAGTGCAAGAATAGGCTCTGATAAGTTTTGTGCAGTTTGGAATTATTCTGATAAAGAGCAGCTTACTTGTTTGATAGAAACTTTATTCAGCTATTTTGAAGATTATCGTATTACCCCCACTACACCTTATTCTCTGAGTTGTTCTTGCGGTATTTATGAAATCGACGAAAAAGAACCTGATTTTGAACAAATATATATAAGAGCAAATTTGGCAAAATTATTGGTCGATTCTAAGCCTGATAGCAATTATAATTTCTATACCGACGAAATGAGAGCTCAACTTCTATACCAAACCGAGCTTGAACGTGATATGGATACAGCTTTACAAAAGAAAGATTTCGTCGTTTATTTACAACCAAAGTTTAGACTCAATGATGTCAAACCGGTTGGGGCAGAAGCTTTAGTTAGATGGAATCACCCTAAACATGGTTTGATTCCGCCTATAGATTTTATCCCGCTATTTGAAAAAAACGGTTTTATTTCACGTTTGGATTTGTATATATTTGATACTGTTTGTCAAAGAATTCGTGCTTGGATTGATGAGGGATTGCCACAAATTACTGTGTCTGTAAATATTTCAAGAGTTAATTTCCATAATGAGGATTTGGCTGAAATCTTATATTCTATAGCTAAAGAGCATAATGTTCCCACCTCTTGCCTTGAAATAGAAATTACTGAAAGTGCTATTTTTGATAATCTCGATACTTTAATATATATTACAAAGGAACTTAGAAATCTCGGTTTCCTTATATCTATCGATGATTTCGGTACGGGATATTCTTCTTTGAACCTATTGAAAAACCTTGAAGTCGATGTCTTGAAACTTGATAGAGAGTTCTTTAATTTCGGCGATGTGCCTGAACGTTCTAAAAAAGTTGTCAAAAATATAATTTCAATGGCTAAAGATATGAGTATCGCTACTATATCTGAGGGCGTTGAGACTGAAGAACATATTCAGTTTCTGCAAGAAATCGGATGCGATATGGCCCAAGGTTATTATTTTGCAAGACCTATGCCGCTTCATGAATTTGAGGAAAAAATATTTTCTCAATTAGAAGTTAATTCACAATCTTAA